Genomic DNA from Hordeum vulgare subsp. vulgare chromosome 2H, MorexV3_pseudomolecules_assembly, whole genome shotgun sequence:
CTTCTTCGTACGTCATGAGATGAGCAGGGCGTTCTGAAGCAGCAGCTCCAGGTCTTCAGCAGCGTCATGATCAACAAGGTGGTATTTATACTCATTTGCCTATATCATTCTGTAGTTCATGCATTTTGCACCAATTTTCATTCATGCAGCACGGGGCACCACATGTTCTGTATGTGTAAGGAGTTGCAAGGGCCATTGAAAAGTGTATACAGAtacattgatccagtgccaatgaCATATTCTTTAATAGCACATTTTTCTGTCAAGAGCTTTTGTAAAGCCTTCTTCAGTCTAGCATCAAAGTTAGTTAACTTTATTGTCACTCAGGTTCATAGATCTAAGTTGAAGAGCTCACGGAATGATGTGTTGATTAAAGTCCTAAAGCTAGGAATTGAAGATACTTTGGTCGCCAGTCTGAATTTGATCTTTCTTGCTTCACATGTTTTTGGCTGATCCCACCAAGGAAACAAATCATTTTGCTTGCTATTGTGATGTGACCATCAGTTTGGTTGCTGCCACTAACATGTACCCACCATGTTGATTGGCTACAAATAGATGTGAAGGTGAGGGCAATCGACGGGTCGTCATCTGGCGTGCTGACCACTGAGTCGTGGTGAACACATGTAACAATGGTAATACTAAACAGGTAATGTCACAACACATTAATTTCTTCTGAACTCGCATAAATGGTTGGGGTCCGATTCATCATACAATATGTGTGCTTGGTGGAATAATTTTTTAACATGACTTGATTTTGTTAGTTGAATGGCTCATACAATGTTTTTGCTTGGTGAAAAAATTTCTAACATGACTTGATTTTGTTGGTTGAATGGTACACATAGCCTCCTCTCGGTTGCTGTCACGCTCCCCATCTCCCATGTATAACCAGCTCACCTCCGCCTCCGCCACCGACACCCTGCTGCCACCGACACCCTGCTGCTTGGGTTGACTTGTACTCCATCAGCGACTCATACCTTTAGTTCGACGAGGACTCCCATGGGGTTGGGAACTTCAAGACCCTTCTCTTCAGTGAGAAAGAGGTTACCGTGTTTGGCTGCAGGTTTCTTACCGTTCACTTGGGTGGCTATGTAGCTGATTTTAATGTAAACGTATACAAACTAATTAGTAATTACGCAACATTTGGATGTAGAAACCCCAAGGATATTCATGGAATGAGGCAGGTGCCGAGTTGATTGTTGATCCCATCGGTGTTTTCACTGACAAGGACATGGCTGCAACTTGTATTAGGTACAGTCTTTCAAGTTTTCTGTGTTACCATTTATGGCAGGGTGTTGGAAAAGAAATTCAGAACAAGCACGTAACTGATCCAAACACTGAAAATAACATAATAGAAGCATCTCTGAGTTATTTAATCCATGTAGTTGTACTATTTTTTTAGAAAGAGTGTGCAGCTGATGGTCCAGCAAAGAAGGTTAGAGGTGGAGACAAAGATAGGGACCTTTGTGCCTAAGGTGTGGCCAATCAGATAGCAGAAGTGATATATAATAGTTAGTGATACAATGTTTTCTATGGTGCCACTGAATCTGTTTCAATTGCTGGGGCTGCAGGGTAAGCATCAAGATAGGATGGCAGGTGGAAAAGAAGAATACAATGCCTTTTTCTATTCTCTTGTATCAACCGACACACAGGTGTGTGTGTCTCACTAATGATTACTGCATTAGTTTTTCATTTGGCTTTATTCCAAACCATGCCTATGGAATTTAGATCAATTTTAGCATGACATATTTTTTGATGCAGGAAATGTATTATTCGACAAAAAGGCAACAATTCCTTATCGACCAGGGATATAGTTTCAAGGTTTATTCTCAAGAATTTCTCTAGATATTCGGAATCTTTTTGTCACTTCGGGTTTAGTGATAAATATATATGTTTCCAGGTCATCACTAGCTTGCCGCCACCTGAAGAAGGACCTAACCTGAGTTTTCACACACTCAATGAACAGCTTGACCTTTTAGGCAAAGTGAGTGTTTTCTATACCCATTGTTTGCCAAGTTTCTTCCTGTTTGTACCTGACTGCAATTTCTTTCTGTGCTGCTTCAAAAATAGGTGTTGAGCGCAGGGGATGAGATGATTGGTGTTGAGAACTTGGAAGAGGATTCTGATGGCAAGGCTCTCCTGAAGGCACGGTGTTCTGCTGGATTAATGAGCGCATTTTCTGGAGCGGGTGGAATGGTCTACATGGAGTACAAGTGCTGCCTCTCTCTACTTCCACTTCACTTTCGCCTTTATGCTAGGATTCAGTTGTAGTTTGTTTGCTGAATGCTTACTCTTATGTTATCATCCAACAAGGGCAAGGGAGCCAAGAAGAAGGACCCAGCTAAGAGGCATACACTGTTCAAGAAACGCTACACTTAGGGGTTCTGTTGTATGGCATTTGCAAGGAAGCCAGGAACCTATAGCGCGGGATTGGCTTTGCTGGAACATGGTATGGTTAAAGGGGCTCTACTTATTGGACATAATGCATGTCTCACTGTTAGCGCATCAGCCAGATTTCGCGCTAATTTCTTGTCATTAGAGAATTCTACTAGGAAGTTTCCTCCAGATTCTTGTGGTGTGCATCTTTTCATTATCTCCAGTTCCGTATCAGAAGGGTCAATTTTGGAGCTTATGAGAGGGAGGGTCAATTTTGGAGCTTATGAGAGGGAGAACAAGGGCATTTATCTTTCATAGAAATGTAAATATTTCATGAGAGGAATGGCCATTGATATTCATTTCAATCTTGCAATTGAGGTTTGAGCCTCGAGAATCAGTCTTGCAGATCAATTGCAATGGTGTGATCAATAGATTGTTTAACGAAAAACAACTGAAAAGAGCCATAGGAGCATAGAAGGCTATTTATTTCTCTTCTTAGTTTTGCTATTTTTAGACAAGCTGCTTTTGCGGCACTTGTATGCACACAAAAGGTATTCGTCTCGAACATGAATGTATGCACAAAACAAGTATCATGCATATTGGTATGATGGGAATTATGTCCATTTGCCTTtagttttgtgtttgtttttctttatttCTGGAAGTTGGAAATGTGCTCATGTGCTTGTTGTTTTTCGATTTGGTAGATTTTCCGGAGTTCTTCTGATTAAGACACAATACataattttgatatatatatatatatatacgacaCTGGGATAAATGCATGGCTTCTCATATACTAGGCTGCTAATCTCATATACTAGACTTAGACAAATTCCAGCCAAACCCTACcttttcggtgcaaccgaatctgcatcggtgctactgagtttaggtgaccaaccttcTATTTCCTCGgtgcacaaaatcagaatttctgagtttttgtatcggtgtcactgagttgtgtTATCTcactgttagtcaccttttcggttctaCCGAGTTTTGTATGTCGGTTCCATCGAGATTCAAAGTTTCTACCGTTTGAGCAAG
This window encodes:
- the LOC123426082 gene encoding general transcription and DNA repair factor IIH helicase subunit XPB1-like produces the protein MAGGKEEYNAFFYSLVSTDTQEMYYSTKRQQFLIDQGYSFKVITSLPPPEEGPNLSFHTLNEQLDLLGKVLSAGDEMIGVENLEEDSDGKALLKARCSAGLMSAFSGAGGMGKGAKKKDPAKRHTLFKKRYT